One bacterium genomic window, ACGCGAGTCGGTTGAGTTACTCAAGCGTTTAGAGCGAGTTGGCGTTCACCCAGCCACACAAATTCTAATTGCACTGAAAAAGTGATTTACTACTCTTACTTGGTGGTGTGCTAAATCGATAGAGTTCGGAGGTAGTCGGATGGAAAATCAGGTAACAAAGCGATTTGCTGATCATTACAAAAACATGGTCGATTGGGTAAACTGGCAAATCGATGACCTTTCAGAGGCAGAGATGCAACAAACAGTTGCTCCCGGAACGAATCATGGGATTTGGTTGTTGGGACACCTTATCGTTTCAGATGACGATTTAGGTGCTTATCTCGGAATCGGAGAAAAACAATATCCTGATTTGTTCCCGGTATATGGGCAAGGTTCCAAGTGTAAACCACCATCAAGTTACCATTCACTCTCAGAGCTTAAAGCGATGTGGAAAGCGGTTTCCGACCGCAATATCGATATGCTTTCACAATTCTCCGACGACGAACTTGACAAACCCCACGCACAAGTGAAAGACCCCGACCGCGATTTCTTCAAAACGAAGTTTCGAGTGATTTCCTTTTGGATTTTACATCAACAGTATCATGCGGGACAATTAGGGTTGTTAAACGCCGTTATGATGAAGAAACGACCGGTCAATACCGTGCCGGGTGTCGCATAGGATTATAAAATGAACATCGTCGCAAAACACTTCTACGAGCAGTGGAAAGATGCTGC contains:
- a CDS encoding DinB family protein yields the protein MENQVTKRFADHYKNMVDWVNWQIDDLSEAEMQQTVAPGTNHGIWLLGHLIVSDDDLGAYLGIGEKQYPDLFPVYGQGSKCKPPSSYHSLSELKAMWKAVSDRNIDMLSQFSDDELDKPHAQVKDPDRDFFKTKFRVISFWILHQQYHAGQLGLLNAVMMKKRPVNTVPGVA